Genomic DNA from Planktomarina temperata RCA23:
GCACAGGGGGGCGGCGATATTATCGCTTGGAAGATATGCTCTTGCTTGGGGGAATAAAATTCCTCCTTCATAAACAGGGTATGACCATCAAAGCCGTGCAAAATCTCCTGAAAGTCGAGGGGGTGGCACATGTGCAGAGCTTCTCGCCTGCCATTGAGAGCGCGGCACAACACGCAGATCCACCCCCCAAGGCCGCTCAAGAAACAGCAGCCACGCCGACAGAAAATGTGGTTGATCTGCAATTTGATCCGATAAAACTGAGCCAATCTGTTGTATTGGGCGCACGCGAAGAGCGGGCTGAGGATGACACTCAGCTGCTGTTGTTTCCAGAATTGGCAGATGAGGCGCCGCCGGTAGATACAAAAGTCGCGCCGATGCGTCCCGATCCTGCCCCGGTCAAGGGTTTGGGCGCAGATTTGCCGACCAAGGATCCAGAGCTCACCAGTTTCCCACGCACAGCCGGGCTGATAACACAGGCCCTGCAACTGCCCACTGACACCCGCTTGCGGTCGTCACCAAAGATTATTGATGAATTGCGCGCCTTGCAGGCAAAGATGAGCGCATAAGTGAAATTCGAACACATAATAGGCTTGCTCCCGTCGCCGGGATTGATATACGGCCTCATGTTCGGGCTATGGCGCAGCCTGGTAGCGCGTCCGTCTGGGGGACGGAAGGTCGCAGGTTCGAGTCCTGCTAGCCCGACCAATAAACAACCGCCCTGCCCCATGGCATGGGCGGTTTTTTGAACTTAAGAGGTCCTCAATGCGCCAAGGTGTCATCCCAAGTCACATGATTGAAACTATGGTTGCTCAGGGCCAGATTTCGATTTCTGAACCGCTGCAAGACGATCAGGTGCAGCCCGCCTCGCTCGATCTGCGTTTGGGACATACTGCCTACCGCGTCAGAGCGTCCTTTCTTGCGGGACAGGCTGCCACAGTCGCAGAGCGGTTGCGCGAATTTGAAATGCATAGAATTGACCTGTCCGAAGGCGCCGTCTTGGAAAAAGGATGTGTTTACCTCGTGCCACTTATGGAAGGGCTCGACCTGCCGCCAGACATAGAGGCCGTGGCCAATGCAAAATCCTCGACCGGGCGATTGGATCTTTTGACACGAACCATCACCGATCACGGCAAGGAGTTTGACCGAATTGTCAAAGGCTATAGCGGACCGCTCTATGCTGAAATTTGCCCCCGCTCCTTTTCAGTTTTGGTGCGGCCAGGCATGCGCCTCAATCAGATTCGCTTTCGCCTGGGTCATGCGGTGCTCAGTGATGATGCGCTCACAGAACTGCATGCGCAAACGCCTTTGGTCTCGGGCGAGGCTGTCATCCAAGATGGGCTTGGGTTCTCTGTGGACCTCAGCGCCAGTCGCAATGGCCTCGTAGGCTATCGCGCCAAACCGCATACCGGCGTGATCGATCTTGGCAAAATTGGCGCCTATGATCCAGCTGATTTTTGGGAAGAAATTCGCACGGAGGATCAGCAGATTATACTGGACCCGGGGGCGTTCTACATATTGGTGAGCCAAGAGGCCGTGACGATACCGCCTGAATATGCCGCTGAAATGGCCCCCTATTTGGCCATGGTCGGCGAGTTTCGCGTGCATTACGCAGGTTTTTTTGACCCTGGATTCGGCCATGCCGCCGCCAATGGGCAGGGCAGCAGAGGGGTTTTGGAAGTCCGCTGCCATGAGGCGCCCTTTGTCTTGGAACACGGGCAAGTTGTTGGACGATTGGTCTATGAGGCGATGCTTGAAACACCCAGCCAGCTTTACGGGCGCGAGATCGCCTCAAACTATCAAGGGCAAGGGCTAAAACTGTCGAAACATTTTAAGTAGCCAGCCGCGGGGTCTTGCCCCCTCAGAGCGTATTCAAAAGCGCCGCATGCGTTTGGCGGTATTCGCACTGTCTCTCAAGCGCTTTTTCTGGTCGGCAGAGAGATCTTTATCCTCGGGCTTTTTGCGCCCTTTCGTGGCAGCATCAATACCTTTGTTGATACCAAGCGTCATCAAACGACGAATGACAATGTTTATGAACATATTAATATAACGGTCCATCCTCGGGTTCCTCAATTGCGTCATCAAATAAATTTTCTTGTAATTCTGCATCCGTTTGCGGCTCAGGTAAAGCCTCTGCGCCTGGTGCGGGGCGGTTCTCAAGCAAGCCAGCGGCCCGCAGCTCTTTAAGACCCGGCAAATCGCGGGCGCTTTCCAATCCAAAATGATCGAGAAAAGATTCAGTGACCACAAATGTGACCGGTCGACCGGGCGTCTGGCGCCGACGACCAATTTTGATCCAGTCCAATTCGAGCAGCTGATCCACCGTGCCGCGGCTGACAGCAACACCCCGGATCTCTTCAATTTCTGCGCGGGTCACGGGCTGATGATAGGCAACAATAGCCAAAGTCTCGATCGCTGCGCGCGATAGTTTTCGAGTTTCCACAGTCTCCCGCTGCATCAAAAACCCCAGATCAGGCGCGGTTCGGATGGCCCAGGCATCCTGAACCTTGACCACAGAGACACCGCGGCCCTCGTAGCGCTTTTGTATATTCTGCACCGCAAGCAGAGGTTCGCATCCATGCGGCATCCGCCCTGCCATTTCCCGCAGTGAAACCGGCTCTGCCGAGGCAAATAAAATAGCCTCCACCATGCGCTCTTGCTCCGCGATGGGCGGCGCCTCGAACAGGCTTTCTTCTTGGGTGTCATCCATCGCGATCCGCCCTTTTGATCTGAATAGGTGAGAAAATTTCATCCTGCCGTATGACGATTTTTCCTTCTTTGGCCAGCTCTAAAGAGGCCGCGAAAGTTGACGCGGTGGCGGATCGTCGTTTTTTGGGATCATCGGTCCAGCCATCGGGCAGATAGGAGAGAATATCGGTCCAATGACCCGAAAACCCAATCAGACCCCGCATGCGCTGCAAAGCTTGTTCCATAGTAAACACAGAGTCGCGGTCCATCACAAAGGGGCGAAAATCGTCGCGCGTGCGGATGCGCGCATAGCCCTGCATCAAATCCAAGAGATTGGCCGTGTAATGCATAGTCTTCCGGCGTGTCACATCTTCCGTCACCCCGCGCACAAAGCGATCACGCCCCAAACGGTCCCGCGCCATCAATTTCGCCGCAGCATCGCGCATCGCCTGCAGCCGCTCAAGTTGAAACGCCAGATGCGCCGCCAACTCGTCCCCCGTCGGGCCGGCCATAGTCGGATCCGGGGGCAGGAGCAGCCGCGATTTCAAGAAAGCCAGCCAAGCGGCCATAACGAGGTAATCGGCGGCCAATTCGATGCGCAGCTCACGCGCTTTTTCAATAAAGTTAAGATATTGAACCGCAAGATCTAAAACAGAAATTTTGCGCAAATCCACTTTTTGCATACGCGACAGTGACAAAAGCAAATCCAATGGCCCTTCGAACCCATCGACATCAACGATGAGTGTCTCAGCCGCCACGCGTTCCGCGACAGATTGATGGTCAAATAATTCTTCTTGCATCACCGGAACTCACCCAACAGTGCGTCAAATTCGGCTTTCACTTGCTGAATGTCAACAGGCTGCACGTCGGGCCGTTGCGCCAAGACCTGCGCCACCCGTATCTGACTGGGCCCGGTCAACTCCTCGGTGCTGTCCGCCAAGAGCTGCATCTGATCCATCTGCCCGTTACAATGCAAAACAATATCACACCCCGCCGCCAGCGCCTTTTGCCCCCGCAGATCCAAGGGACCGGACAAGGCTTCCATTGAAATATCATCCGTCATCAACAGACCAGAAAATCCGATGTCTTTGCGGATGATGTCAATCATCGCCGCCGACTGCGTGACCGGATGGTCGGGATCTATATCTTCGAACACCAAATGCGCCGTCATGCCCATCTCAATCCTATTGAGCTGGCGAAAGGCTTCGAAATCATGGCGCTCCAGGCGGCTACGATCTTCAGAAACGCGTGGCAGATCCAAATGCGAGTCCAAAGTGGCGCGCCCATGGCCTGGAATATGTTTCAAAACGCCCGATACGCCCCCGTGCCGCAAACCTTGATGCAGCGCGCGCGCATGGGTGACAACCGCAGAGAGCGCGCTTCCATAGCAGCGGTTTTTGAGCACGGCATGGGTGTCGGCTTGGGCAATATCTCCGAGAGGGGCGCAATTGCTATCAATCCCGCAGCTGCGCAGGTTCTCCGCGATCAATCGGCCCCGCAACCAAAACAGCCGTTCAGACTGGGGCGCGGCGGCCTGATCCAGCGCCGGCGGAAATTCGAACCAATGCGGCGCGCCAAGACGCGACACCCGCCCCCCTTCTTGATCTATCATTACCGGCGCATGCCAGCCCACGGCCGCGCGCAAATCTTCGCAGAGTTGGCGAATTTGCGCTGGGGTTTCAAGGTTGCGTGAAAAGAGGATAAAGCCAAAGGGTTGGACTTTTGCAAAAAACCGGCGCTCTTGCACCCCAAGAGAAGGGCCTCGGCAGCCAAAAATGAATGGGGACAGGGCCATAACAGACCCTGCCCTAGTTCATCGTCACAGAATAGCATTCTGCATTCTGCCGATTGAGCGCGGTGCACAGGCGCCGCGCCTCCTCTTGATCTGCAAAGCCATGAACCCGCAGGCGGTAAATGGTGCCTCCGCCGACCTCTGCCTGCAAAATCACATGGGGTTTACCCACTAAATAGTCCCCATGGCGCTCGGAGAGATCGGCCCAAGCTTGCTGCGCGATGGCGGCACTGCCAAAGGCTCCCAATTGCGCCATCGGCGCACCGCGAACAATCTCGCCGGCCGGGATATTTGGCGGTTCGGCCCGTGGTGCCGGGCGGGAGACCACCGCAAAGGGGCGCAACCGCGGGCGCAACGATTGGGTCAGGCCGGAGCCCGCTGACGCCGGAATGACGGCAGCCGGAGCCTCTGTCACAGCTCCGTTGACCGTGCCAGCCGCCAGCATAGCGGCCAAGCTCTCCGCCGTCTCGTCAATGATAAGAGCCTCCGCAGGATCCATAATCGGTTCTGGCAGCACCGCAGAGGCAGGTGCCTCAGCGGCCGCAGTGTCACGGGTCAAGAGCGATTGGATAGGCTGATCTTCAGCTTGCAGATTGATCGGCCGCGGGGCCAATTGCAGCGGATCATTTGCCGAACCGATGACTTGACTTCCGGCCACTTCATTTACGGTAAGACCTTGATGTGCCACCAAAAGTCCACCGGGATCTTCAGGAGCTATCCGCGCCGGACCTTCCAAAGCGCGCACCACAGGAACACCGGAACTGTCCCGCAGAACAGTTTGCGCCCCCCAGGTGACAATTCCAACAAAGACCGCTAAGGAAATAACGGCTCCAACTATATTCGCATAGGCTGCAGGATTGAACCGCTCGGAGTCCCCCTGCGCCTCATAGGTCGCGTTTGCCATGTTGCCTCACTGCCCGGGTCGTGGCCCAGATCTTCTGACACTGCCTCATTCACACCCGCGTCGACGCATTTTATCGCATTTCTTGCGCGGGTTGCACGCCCAAGATACCCAAACCGTTGGAAATAACAACCGCAGTGGCACGAATCAGCGCAATTTTTGCTTGGCTTGTGGCCAGATTGCCCTCTTGAAGAAAGCGCAGTTCAGGCTGTTCATTGCCTTTATTCCACAAAGCATGGAATTCTGAAGCTAAATCATAGAGATAAAACGCGATGCGATGTGGCTCATTCGACCGGGCGGCAATTTCAATCAGTCGCGGAAACTCGGCCAATTTCGCGGCCAAAGTCAGCTCGGCGGCGTCCGTGAGCCCTGCAAGATCGGCCGCCTGTAATACGGCGTCTTCCACCGCAACCCCTGCCAGCTGCGCTTTGCGCATCACAGAGCAAATCCGAGCATGGGCATATTGCACATAGAACACAGGGTTCTCTTTGGTCTGCTCCATCACCTTATCGAAATCGAAATCTAACGGCGCGTCATTTTTGCGGGTGAGCATGACAAAACGCGTGGCATCAGCGCCGACTTGATCGACCAAATCCCGCAGAGTGACAAATGTCCCTGCGCGTTTCGACATTTTGAACGGCGCGCCGTTTTTGAACAGTTTCACCAATTGCGTCAGCTTGATATCAAGTGAGGTTTTGTCATATGACAATGCGGAGACCGCCGCCTTCATCCGTTTGACATAGCCCCCGTGATCGGCCCCGAAGACATCAATCAATTGGTCAAAACCGCGCTGCACCTTGTCATAGTGATAGGCTATATCGGGGGCGAAATAGGTCCAACTGCCATCAGATTTCTGCACCGGCCGGTCCACATCATCGCCGTGATCGGTCGAGCGAAACAAAGTTTGCTCACGCGGCTCCCAATCTTCCGGTTTCTTGCCCTTTGGCGGCTCCAAGACCCCTTGATAAATCAATCCTTTGGACTTCAAATCTTCAATTGCAGCCTCAATGAGGCCCGTGCCGTAGAGCGATTTTTCGGAGTAAAACACATCCATTTTGACGCCAAGGGCTAGGAGATCTTCGCGGATCAATTCCATCATTGCGAGGGTCGAAAACTCCCGCACATCTTCAAGCCAGAATTGCTCGCCCTTCCCAAGATAGCTATCCCCGACCTTTTCTTTCAGCGCCTGCCCCACGGCAATCAAATAATCGCCCGGATAGGTGCCATCTTCAAAGGCGACCTCTTGGCCATGGGCCTCAAGGTAGCGAAGGTAGACAGAGCGTGCCAAGACATCAACCTGCGCGCCGCCATCATTGATATAATATTCGCGCGTAACGTCATAGCCGGCAAAATCCAGCATCGAGGCCAAAGCATCGCCGAACACCGCCCCACGGGTGTGACCCACATGCAAAGGACCGGTGGGGTTGGCGGAGACATATTCAACATTCACCTTGATGCCGGCGCCAACTGTGGCCCGGCCATAGCCCGCGGGATCGGCCAAAATTGCGCGCAAGACATCGGCCCAAAGCGTTGAAGCGAGACGCAGGTTCAAAAACCCCGGCCCCGCCACCTCTACTGACGCCAAACGCGGGCCTGCAGAGAGCAGCGTTGCCAATCTTTGTGCAATGTCGCGCGGCTTGCAGCTCGAGGGTTTGGCCAAGACCATTGCGGCATTGGTTGCCATATCGCCATGGGCGGCATCGCGCGGCGGCTCGACGGTGACCGCATCAAAGCTCAGCCCATCAGGCAGGTCACCTTGCGCCTGCATCTGCTGCAGGCTGTCAATTACAAGGCTACGGATTTCGGCAAAAAGGTTCATATCATCATCCCAAAGTGAAGCTGACGTTTAGCAAATTTCACCGCAAGGTCAACGCACAGCAAACAGCCGGTCATGCTCTTGTTGTGCAAAACGGTCCGTCATGCCAGCAATGTAATCGGCCACCAGTCGCGCGCAGGCCTTTGTATCGGGCAAATTCGAACTCTGCACGCCCCAATCCCCCGGCATTTCCTTGGGAGTGCTCATGAAGACCTCGAACAAATCCCGCACCACCTGCGCTGCATGTTCTCTTTGCACAACCACACGGGGCGCGCGGTACATGTTTTGAAACAAAAATCCGCGGATGACTTTAAGGTCGCGCCACAGCTCTGGGGAAAATTGCACAACCGCATAACCCAGATCACGAATATCTTGAGCCGTGGTCGCCCCCGATTGTGCCAAAAGCGCCGCGCTGGTCCGCATGACATCTTCGACCATCACCCCGAAGACCCGGCGCAGAGCCTCATGGCGCCGTCGGTGGGCATCCAATCCGCCGTAGAGCCGATCGACCTCCGCATAGGCAGGACCCACGATGGGCAGTTGCTCTGCCTGAGCGTCGGTAAACACGCCGGCCCTCAAACCGTCGTGAAGATCATGGTTGTTATAGGCCACATCATCGGCCAATGCCGCAACCTGCGCCTCTGCGCTGGCATAGCTGTGCAGCTCCAGATCATGCCGCAAATTATAATCGAGCAAGGCAGGCGGATGGGGCAAAGCTACGGGGCCGTTGTGCTTTGCAATCCCTTCAAGGCACTCCCAGGTGAGGTTCAGCCCGTCAAATTGCGCATAATGCTGCTCCAATGCGGTGACGATGCGTATAGCCTGGGCATTGTGATCAAAGCCGCCATAGGCTTTCATTTCCGCGTCCAGCGCATCCTCGCCCGTGTGGCCAAAGGGCGTATGTCCAAGGTCATGCGCCAAAGATACCGCTTCGACCAATTCTTGGTTGAGACCCAAAGCCCCGGCGATTGTCCGTGCCACTTGCGCCACTTCGATGGAGTGGGTGAGACGCGTTCGAAAATAATCCCCCTCATGTTCGACAAAGACTTGGGTTTTATGTTTGAGCCGCCGAAAGGCGCTGGAATGGATGATCCGGTCCCTATCTCTTTGGAAACAAGACCGAAAGGCACTTTCTTGCTCGTCAAACAAGCGGCCACGGCTGTCTTGCGGGTTGGATGCGAAACTTGCTGTCATGATTGCCCACCTTGTCGCCTGCTCTTGCAGCGCTTATATGAGAGTTACCCGTTAATGTCATGTGAGCTTTTTACCAATGTTGACCCTGCCTCCCAAAGTGACCGACCGCGCCTTTGAGCGGCTTGCCGAAATTGGCGCCCAGGCGCAGGGAAAATCCTTGCGCGTCGCGGTCGAGGGCGGCGGCTGTTCTGGCTTTCAATATGAGATCGCGCTGGATGCGCCAAAGCCTGATGATTTGGTCTTGTCAGGTCATGGTGAAACCGTTGTGATTGACGCGGTCTCCTTGCCATTTCTAGCCTCTGCGACCATTGATTTTAGCGAAGAATTGATTGGCGCGCGCTTTGTCATCGACAATCCCAACGCCTCTTCAAGCTGCGGCTGCGGTGTCTCTTTTTCGATGTAATCGCACCGCGATTGCTTTTTGCCCGCTCAAACCTCAAAGACTGCGATGGATCTCATGAAAATAGCGACATTCAATATCAATGGGATCA
This window encodes:
- a CDS encoding segregation and condensation protein A, translating into MQEELFDHQSVAERVAAETLIVDVDGFEGPLDLLLSLSRMQKVDLRKISVLDLAVQYLNFIEKARELRIELAADYLVMAAWLAFLKSRLLLPPDPTMAGPTGDELAAHLAFQLERLQAMRDAAAKLMARDRLGRDRFVRGVTEDVTRRKTMHYTANLLDLMQGYARIRTRDDFRPFVMDRDSVFTMEQALQRMRGLIGFSGHWTDILSYLPDGWTDDPKKRRSATASTFAASLELAKEGKIVIRQDEIFSPIQIKRADRDG
- a CDS encoding deoxyguanosinetriphosphate triphosphohydrolase, with amino-acid sequence MTASFASNPQDSRGRLFDEQESAFRSCFQRDRDRIIHSSAFRRLKHKTQVFVEHEGDYFRTRLTHSIEVAQVARTIAGALGLNQELVEAVSLAHDLGHTPFGHTGEDALDAEMKAYGGFDHNAQAIRIVTALEQHYAQFDGLNLTWECLEGIAKHNGPVALPHPPALLDYNLRHDLELHSYASAEAQVAALADDVAYNNHDLHDGLRAGVFTDAQAEQLPIVGPAYAEVDRLYGGLDAHRRRHEALRRVFGVMVEDVMRTSAALLAQSGATTAQDIRDLGYAVVQFSPELWRDLKVIRGFLFQNMYRAPRVVVQREHAAQVVRDLFEVFMSTPKEMPGDWGVQSSNLPDTKACARLVADYIAGMTDRFAQQEHDRLFAVR
- the scpB gene encoding SMC-Scp complex subunit ScpB; translated protein: MDDTQEESLFEAPPIAEQERMVEAILFASAEPVSLREMAGRMPHGCEPLLAVQNIQKRYEGRGVSVVKVQDAWAIRTAPDLGFLMQRETVETRKLSRAAIETLAIVAYHQPVTRAEIEEIRGVAVSRGTVDQLLELDWIKIGRRRQTPGRPVTFVVTESFLDHFGLESARDLPGLKELRAAGLLENRPAPGAEALPEPQTDAELQENLFDDAIEEPEDGPLY
- the argS gene encoding arginine--tRNA ligase, which codes for MNLFAEIRSLVIDSLQQMQAQGDLPDGLSFDAVTVEPPRDAAHGDMATNAAMVLAKPSSCKPRDIAQRLATLLSAGPRLASVEVAGPGFLNLRLASTLWADVLRAILADPAGYGRATVGAGIKVNVEYVSANPTGPLHVGHTRGAVFGDALASMLDFAGYDVTREYYINDGGAQVDVLARSVYLRYLEAHGQEVAFEDGTYPGDYLIAVGQALKEKVGDSYLGKGEQFWLEDVREFSTLAMMELIREDLLALGVKMDVFYSEKSLYGTGLIEAAIEDLKSKGLIYQGVLEPPKGKKPEDWEPREQTLFRSTDHGDDVDRPVQKSDGSWTYFAPDIAYHYDKVQRGFDQLIDVFGADHGGYVKRMKAAVSALSYDKTSLDIKLTQLVKLFKNGAPFKMSKRAGTFVTLRDLVDQVGADATRFVMLTRKNDAPLDFDFDKVMEQTKENPVFYVQYAHARICSVMRKAQLAGVAVEDAVLQAADLAGLTDAAELTLAAKLAEFPRLIEIAARSNEPHRIAFYLYDLASEFHALWNKGNEQPELRFLQEGNLATSQAKIALIRATAVVISNGLGILGVQPAQEMR
- a CDS encoding HesB/IscA family protein, producing MLTLPPKVTDRAFERLAEIGAQAQGKSLRVAVEGGGCSGFQYEIALDAPKPDDLVLSGHGETVVIDAVSLPFLASATIDFSEELIGARFVIDNPNASSSCGCGVSFSM
- a CDS encoding SPOR domain-containing protein yields the protein MANATYEAQGDSERFNPAAYANIVGAVISLAVFVGIVTWGAQTVLRDSSGVPVVRALEGPARIAPEDPGGLLVAHQGLTVNEVAGSQVIGSANDPLQLAPRPINLQAEDQPIQSLLTRDTAAAEAPASAVLPEPIMDPAEALIIDETAESLAAMLAAGTVNGAVTEAPAAVIPASAGSGLTQSLRPRLRPFAVVSRPAPRAEPPNIPAGEIVRGAPMAQLGAFGSAAIAQQAWADLSERHGDYLVGKPHVILQAEVGGGTIYRLRVHGFADQEEARRLCTALNRQNAECYSVTMN
- a CDS encoding MerR family transcriptional regulator, producing the protein MAKSPDAFRTISEVATWLGTQAHVLRFWESKFDAVAPVQRTGGRRYYRLEDMLLLGGIKFLLHKQGMTIKAVQNLLKVEGVAHVQSFSPAIESAAQHADPPPKAAQETAATPTENVVDLQFDPIKLSQSVVLGAREERAEDDTQLLLFPELADEAPPVDTKVAPMRPDPAPVKGLGADLPTKDPELTSFPRTAGLITQALQLPTDTRLRSSPKIIDELRALQAKMSA
- a CDS encoding glycoside hydrolase family 3 N-terminal domain-containing protein, producing MALSPFIFGCRGPSLGVQERRFFAKVQPFGFILFSRNLETPAQIRQLCEDLRAAVGWHAPVMIDQEGGRVSRLGAPHWFEFPPALDQAAAPQSERLFWLRGRLIAENLRSCGIDSNCAPLGDIAQADTHAVLKNRCYGSALSAVVTHARALHQGLRHGGVSGVLKHIPGHGRATLDSHLDLPRVSEDRSRLERHDFEAFRQLNRIEMGMTAHLVFEDIDPDHPVTQSAAMIDIIRKDIGFSGLLMTDDISMEALSGPLDLRGQKALAAGCDIVLHCNGQMDQMQLLADSTEELTGPSQIRVAQVLAQRPDVQPVDIQQVKAEFDALLGEFR
- a CDS encoding 2'-deoxycytidine 5'-triphosphate deaminase, which codes for MRQGVIPSHMIETMVAQGQISISEPLQDDQVQPASLDLRLGHTAYRVRASFLAGQAATVAERLREFEMHRIDLSEGAVLEKGCVYLVPLMEGLDLPPDIEAVANAKSSTGRLDLLTRTITDHGKEFDRIVKGYSGPLYAEICPRSFSVLVRPGMRLNQIRFRLGHAVLSDDALTELHAQTPLVSGEAVIQDGLGFSVDLSASRNGLVGYRAKPHTGVIDLGKIGAYDPADFWEEIRTEDQQIILDPGAFYILVSQEAVTIPPEYAAEMAPYLAMVGEFRVHYAGFFDPGFGHAAANGQGSRGVLEVRCHEAPFVLEHGQVVGRLVYEAMLETPSQLYGREIASNYQGQGLKLSKHFK